One genomic segment of Cryptococcus neoformans var. neoformans JEC21 chromosome 8 sequence includes these proteins:
- a CDS encoding glucose-methanol-choline (GMC) oxidoreductase, putative → MVHAATHPKDAPKNFDFIVLGGGAGGCTVAGRLAENPNVSVLLVEAGVNNPSEITDITTPAKAMGLRNSQYDWKYKTTMIDRPDYTRIEKPNTRGKVLGGSTALNYYTWVRGSAATFNDWEEFGGSTWNWENTKEYFNKSTTYHDDLGLFPDDIKSIGNKGGPVDISHSDLVPELKPWRDALERAWVSKGHELTVDVYNGVQKGLFKCVNSIYKGVRSTAAAFLEGKPNITLASSTISKKIIFEGKTAVGVTVIGPDDREYDFYANREVIVAQGVYESAKILMLSGIGIKSDLEALSIQCVVDSKHVGQNLQDHPILSHVFKIKDGFGLDNHLLRAGAEHDGAISSYRKNHNGPLSSGLLELVAFPRIDNRLENHKQYRDYKAQNGGKDPFGPDGQPHFEIDFVPMFADAFQWHFPTPPTGDYMTVIVDLMRPISQNGVVKLTSTDPFEQPYINLNFFSHDLDLIALREGVRFVDDILINGEGMKDIVEGDYPWPMPRNSDEGMIRQILERSQTGFHPCGTARISKDIDHGVVSPELSVHGVKNLRVADASVFPLIPDCRIQNVVYMVGEKAADFIKAAHPDLYKEAK, encoded by the exons ATGGTTCACGCTGCTACTCATCCCAAAGATGCTCCCAAAAACTTTGATTTCATCGTTCTTGGAGGTGGTGCCGGTGGTTGTACCGTTGCCGGCCGTCTTGCCGAGAACCCAAACGTGTCTGTACTTCTTGTCGAGGCCGGTGTGAA CAACCCTTCCGAGATCACCGACATCACCACCCCGGCGAAGGCCATGGGTCTGCGAAACTCTCAGTACGACTGGAAGTACAAGACGACCATGATAGACCGACCAGACTATACTCGTATCGAGAAGCCTAACACCCGTGGAAAGGTGTTGGGCGGCAGTACTGCGCTCAACTATTATACCTGGGTTCGAGGTTCGGCCGCAACCTTCAACGACTGGGAGGAGTTTGGTGGTTCCACTTGGAACTGGGAAAACACCAAGGAATACTTCAACAAGTCGACCACTTACCACGACGACCTTGGTCTCTTCCCTGACGACATTAAAAGCATCGGCAACAAGGGTGGTCCCGTCGACATTTCTCACTCTGATTTGGTCCCCGAGCTGAAGCCTTGGCGTGATGCCCTCGAAAGAGCGTGGGTGAGCAAGGGTCATGAGTTGACCGTGGACGTCTACAATGGTGTCCAGAAGGGTCTCTTCAAGTGTGTCAACTCGATCTACAAGGGTGTCCGATCTACTGCGGCTGCGTTCCTTGAGGGCAAGCCCAACATCACCTTGGCCTCttcgaccatctccaagaAGATTATTTTTGAGGGCAAGACTGCCGTCGGTGTCACCGTTATTGGGCCCGACGACCGCGAGTACGATTTCTACGCCAACCGTGAGGTTATCGTTGCTCAGGGTGTTTACGAATCCGCCAAGATCCTCATGCTGTCCGGTATCGGTATCAAGTCCGACCTCGAGGCTCTCAGCATCCAATGCGTTGTTGACTCAAAGCATGTCGGCCAGAACCTTCAGGACCACCCTATCCTGTCCCATGTCTTCAAGATTAAGGACGGTTTTGGCCTCGATAATCACCTCCTTCGCGCGGGTGCGGAGCACGATGGTGCCATTTCGTCCTACAGGAAGAATCACAATGGACCCCTCAGTTCGGGTCTACTGGAGCTCGTCGCCTTCCCTCGTATTGACAATCGTCTGGAGAACCACAAGCAGTATCGCGATTATAAGGCGCAGAACGGTGGCAAGGACCCTTTCGGTCCCGACGGCCAGCCGCACTTTGAGATCGACTTTGTC CCGATGTTCGCCGATGCCTTCCAATGGCACTTCCCCACTCCGCCCACTGGTGATTACATGACCGTCATTGTTGACTTGATGCGTCCCATCTCGCAAAACGGTGTGGTAAAACTCACCTCGACCGACCCCTTCGAGCAGCCTTACATCAacctcaacttcttctcgcaCGACCTTGACCTCATCGCCCTTCGGGAAGGTGTCCGCTTTGTTGACGATATTCTCATAAACGGCGAGGGCATGAAGGACATTGTTGAGGGCGACTACCCCTGGCCGATGCCCCGAAATTCAGACGAGGGCATGATCCGACAGATCCTGGAAAGGTCGCAGACCGGTTTCCATCCCTGCGGAACTGCTCGTATCAGCAAGGACATCGACCACGGTGTCGTCAGCCCCGAGCTCTCGGTCCACGGCGTCAAGAACCTCCGTGTTGCTGACGCCTCAGTCTTCCCTCTTATCCCCGATTGCCGTATCCAGAACGTTGTGTACATGGTCGGtgagaaggctgctgaTTTCATCAAGGCCGCGCACCCGGACCTTTACAAAGAGGCAAAGTAA
- a CDS encoding expressed protein produces MADKEELQERTKVARQEYREYLPLAQQLQGDLRDDAEQLRVQEGWDEDTWNGVEEWVDDVGSIWRALRRNRYDQNKTHSFLLSVLSTRLSLSLHGPIPSILPYSDSPLFHILPLPSHTDKLNRPIVVLTAREIVRDEQGMLDDVKEWIWWALEMCRRTSKDWWSKGMWDGSGVDGYGRGKGKARGEGGEGIVLLVDAAGAGYRNLEVDLLPTLLSVGHNSFPGLLEAVYVINVGWTGRSMWAVVKHLLPKSALERVAFLDTKESLAEVFELDKIPQAYGGDSPYTFSPSNNPIYAYYSRHSSHSFIASISRSTSCTSIADVYYTARNTPFPSRRTSPLISRQNSASSGMMKAMFRAGYGNDLRMTKSRDERSRKVEGDDDGDEEDEMTRVISASDVAAVGPMTGLITQSLTEPEDPQPILSRASSTLTSRSKPPTRAPSSAAVSRIKSLSDFHLYLSPSRLARIDLLSDSSDSEDEPPPPPSIPSLPRRKVLRPALLEKSLAGTPDEREKRTNRPALRLMGLPGHLADDDPVRSYSGRLQMHHAKWLEGWKGTPEELGLEDNHKLGGVKHEEEENAPIPRTISVSPPIDRPPSPSGTLEPSPSPSPIHSPAMTPQPHDIQPYSTSNPFFGYPVVQFGSSIRPRYPRNRKRDLVKTLLFLFMLKLQSWRDSVERALGLNRLRIPSLSQPYCSSSLYTPGPNRRNPAEGLVRSAATPGTYSKQVAKYRRWDKDWWWMIIGMLLLRGTWGRIVLAPLEALGLGLSEWKAIWGAV; encoded by the exons ATGgcagacaaagaagaactaCAAGAACGAACTAAAGTGGCTAGACAAGAGTATAGAGAATATCTACCGCTTGCACAGCAACTCCAAGGAGATCTCCGAGACGACGCCGAACAACTTCGGGTACAGGAAGGCTGGGATGAAGATACGTGGAATGGTGTTGAAGAGTGGGTTGATGATGTGGGAAGTATATGGAGAGCTTTAAGA AGAAACCGCTATGACCAAAACAAGACACActcattcctcctctcagTCCTGTCGACtcgtctttctctctctttacACGGCCCTATCCCTTCTATCCTACCATACTCGGATtcccctctcttccacatcctccccctcccttCACACACCGATAAACTCAACAGACCAATTGTCGTTCTCACCGCGCGCGAAATTGTTAGGGACGAACAAGGAATGCTAGATGATGTCAAAGAATGGATATGGTGGGCTTTAGAAATGTGTAGGAGGACATCTAAGGACTGGTGGAGTAAAGGGATGTGGGACGGAAGTGGGGTGGATGGGTATGggaggggaaaagggaaggcgaggggcgaaggaggggaagggattGTCTTGTTGGTTGATGCAGCCGGTGCGGGATATCGAAACCTT GAGGTTGATCTACTGCCTACACTACTTTCCGTAGGACATAACAGCTTTCCGGGCCTCCTCGAGGCGGTATACGTTATCAACGTTGGATGGACAGGGCGAAGCATGTGGGCCGTTGTCAAGCATTTGCTCCCCAAATCTGCTTTAGAAAGGGTTGCATTCCTGGACACGAAAGAATCACTAGCCGAAGTCTTCGAACTGGACAAGATCCCACAAG CATACGGTGGCGACAGCCCTTATACATTCTCGCCCTCTAATAATCCCATTTACGCATACTATTCCCGCCACTCGAGTCATTCGTTTATTGCCTCCATTTCCAGAAGCACATCATGCACCTCTATAGCAGACGTATACTACACAGCGCGCAACACGCCTTTTCCGAGCCGCCGAACGTCTCCATTGATTAGTAGGCAGAATAGCGCTTCAAGTGGTATGATGAAAGCCATGTTTCGAGCGGGGTATGGAAATGATTTGAGAATGACCAAGAGTCGTGATGAGAGATCCCGAAAggtggagggagatgatgatggcgatgaagaggatgagatgacCAGAGTCATATCTGCATCTGATGTTGCCGCCGTAGGCCCGATGACGGGTCTTATAACACAGTCCTTGACCGAACCGGAAGATCCACAACCGATTTTATCCAGGGCAAGTAGTACCCTCACGTCAAGAAGTAAACCACCTACTCGAGCTCCCTCGTCCGCAGCGGTCTCACGCATCAAATCCCTCTCCGACTTTCATCTCTATCTCTCACCTTCTCGATTAGCGCGTATCGATCTTCTCTCTGACTCTTCTGATTCGGAAGATGAGcctccccctccaccttctATCCCTTCGCTTCCTCGTCGCAAAGTGCTTCGCCCGGCGCTGCTGGAAAAGAGCCTAGCAGGAACGCCTGACGAGCGCGAGAAAAGAACTAATAGACCCGCTTTGCGGTTGATGGGCCTTCCAGGTCATTTGGCGGATGATGATCCTGTGCGAAGCTATTCGGGAAGATTGCAGATGCATCATGCAAAGTGGCtggagggatggaagggaacTCCGGAAGAGCTTGGACTGGAAGATAATCATAAGCTTGGCGGCGTAAAacatgaggaagaggaaaacgCCCCGATACCGAGAACAATATCCGTTTCACCACCTATTGATCgtcctccttcaccttccgGCACTCTTGAGCCATCTCCGTCACCGTCTCCCATCCATTCTCCCGCAATGACACCACAACCTCATGACATCCAGCCTTACTCCACCTCAAATCCTTTCTTCGGTTATCCAGTAGTGCAATTTGGCAGCTCTATCAGGCCAAGATATCCTCGTAACAGGAAACGTGATCTTGTCAAGACGCTCTTGTTCCTTTTCATGCTAAAGTTACAGAGCTGGAGGGATTCTGTTGAAAGAGCTCTAGGCTTGAACCGTCTACGTATCCCGTCCCTTTCCCAACCTTACTGCTCGTCCTCACTTTATACTCCTGGGCCTAACAGGAGAAACCCCGCCGAGGGTCTTGTTCGCTCTGCGGCAACGCCCGGCACGTACTCGAAGCAAGTCGCGAAATATAGAAGATGGGATAAAGAttggtggtggatgatTATTGGGAtgctgttgttgagagGAACGTGGGGAAGAATTGTGCTGGCACCGTTGGAGGCATTGGGACTGGGGTTGTCTGAATGGAAGGCTATATGGGGAGCAGTATGA
- a CDS encoding catalase, putative produces MTEKTPTYTLSEGCPIADATTAQRLGSCPVKGLMLMQDTQLIETLAHFSRERIPERTVHASAVGAWGEFEVTHDNSDITSAAFLNGIGKKSKVLMRISTVGPEAGTAETVRDVRGWSMKIFTEEGNQDFVFNSIPVFFIRDPIKFPSVNRSHKRHPAKHTADSSMFWDFHNNNPEGTHAIMMYFSNRGLPYSLRQINSYSGHTYKLTKSDGSFVYVKLHFKSNQGVKGMTQAEGVRTAGEAPDFHTTDMWDAIERGDYPTWTLYAQVMKPEEAENYRWNIFDMTKVWPHKDFPLRPLGKLTLNRNPENYFSDIEQAAFSPSTMVPGVAPSGDPMLQARMFAYPDAARYRLGVNYQQLPCNRPVSEVYAPYQRDGAMRYMTNYGGDPNYVRSSLKEVNFKGQLGAKGHSTGGNEKHNEWVGRVAAYTSEVTDEDYVQARMFWEVLGKAGDQEDLITNVSCHLSKAIPSVQKGAVEIFAKVNVDLAKSIEDRLAELNKGK; encoded by the exons ATGACTGAGAAAACACCGACGTACACCCTGTCCGAAG GATGCCCTATCGCGGATGCTACGACCGCCCAGCGTCTGGGCAGTTGCCCCGTTAAGGGCCTGATGTTGATGCAGGACACCCAGCTCATCGAGACTCTGGCCCACTTCAGTAGGGAGCGCATTCCCGAGCGTACCGTGCATGCTTCTGCCGTTGGTGCATGGGGCGAATTTGAAGTAACTCACGACAATTCCGACATCACTTCGGCTGCTTTCCTCAATGGGATTGGCAAAAAGTCCAAGGTTCTTATGCGTATCTCCACTGTGGGACCGGAGGCTGGCACAGCCGAGACTGTTCGGGATGTGAGGGGCTGGTCGATGAAGATCTTCACTGAAGAGGGCAACCAAGACTTTGTCTTCAACAGCATT CCGGTGTTCTTCATCCGAGACCCAATCAAATTCCCCTCTGTTAACCGATCTCACAAGCGTCATCCCGCAAAGCATACCGCCGACTCTTCTATG TTCTGGGA CTttcacaacaacaaccccGAGGGAACTCATGCCATCATGATGTATTTTAGCAATCGAGGGCTGCCGTATTCACTAAGGCAAATCAACTCCTACAGTGGTCACACTTACAAGCTCACCAAATCG GACGGCTCTTTTGTTTATGTCAAACTCCACTTCAAATCCAATCAAGGTGTCAAGGGCATGACGCAGGCCGAAGGCGTACGCACTGCCGGCGAAGCACCCGATTTCCACACGACCGATATGTGGGATGCTATCGAGCGGGGCGACTACCCTACTTGGACGTTGTATGCTCAAGTCATGAAGCCCGAAGAGGCTGAAAACTACCGCTGGAATATCTTCGATATGACCAAGGTTTGGCCCCACAAAGACTTCCCCCTCAGACCACTTGGTAAATTGACCCTAAACCGTAAC CCCGAAAACTACTTCTCAGACATTGAGCAGGCTGCCTTTTCGCCATCGACAATGGTGCCGGGCGTTGCGCCCTCCGGAGATCCAA TGCTGCAAGCTAGGATGTTTGCCTACCCCGATGCCGCTCGATACCGCCTCGGTGTCAACTACCAGCAACTTCCGTGCAATCGGCCCGTCAGTGAGGTTTATGCGCCCTACCAGCGTGACGGTGCGATGCGCTACATGACCAATTACGGAGGTGATCCCAATTATGTGCGATCTTCTCTCAAGGAAGTCAACTTCAAGGGTCAATTGGGCGCAAAAGGCCATTCCACTGGGGGCAACGAGAAACACAATGAATGGGTCGGTCGAGTTGCGGCGTACACATCCGAGGTAACGGATGAGGATTACGTCCAAGCTCGCATGTTCTGGGAGGTTCTTGGCAAAGCTGGCGACCAAGAGGACTTGATCACCAATGTCTCGTGTCATCTAAGCAAGGCTATCCCGTCGGTGCAGAAAGGAGCTGTCG AAATCTTCGCCAAGGTGAATGTTGATTTGGCCAAGTCCATCGAAGACCGTTTGGCTGAGCTCAACAAAGGAAAGTAA
- a CDS encoding UDP-galactose transporter, putative has product MGVLRLAVCISGVYAAFLLWAIAQERLSKPFPSVHPHPHQQPHSPSDPPPGDKFPSPLFLNFAQALASSLSALCYLSFKAWRDGWKGRGLGQLLGLKEVFGKSQTALNGDAKANKKESELNEKTKEVVEKAPKPPKKSLLALLVQVSVFQTIASPIGFLALRHISYPTMVLGKSCKLIPVLLLNVLLYRRKFSPHKYIVVALVTVGISMFMLFAETSKKKKGGSDSMWGLVLLLVNLLIDGLTNSTQDQIFSSYPSYTGQQMMFTMALTTQIILLPLLVLPLPTNPISLLAHLPPPFGSSVPTSTLSFSPPAALESISFLLSHPSALAPLFAYALLGGLGQLFIFETIQHFGSLTLVMVTVTRKLFTMLLSVVVFEHRLTKGQWLGVGVVFAGIGVEAGMKRKDVMKKAKKD; this is encoded by the exons ATGGGAGTCCTCAG GTTAGCTGTGTGTATCTCGGGTGTATACGCTGCCTTTTTACTGTGGGCCATCGCTCAAGAACGGT TATCAAAACCTTTTCCCTCTGTgcaccctcatcctcaccaacAGCCCCATTCACCTTCAGACCCTCCACCCGGCGATAAGTTCCCTTCGCCATTATTCCTCAACtttgctcaagctctggCTTCCAGCTTGAGTGCGCTTTGTTACTTGTCGTTCAAAGCTTGGAGAGACGGATGGAAAGGGCGAGGTCTGGGCCAGCTGTTAGGATTGAAAGAAGTGTTCGGTAAAAGCCAAACCGCATTGAATGGTGATGCCAAAGCCAACAAGAAAGAGTCCGAGTTGAACGAAAAGACGAAGGAGGTTGTCGAGAAGGCACCGAAGCcgccgaagaagagtctCCTCGCACTCCTCGTGCAGGTTTCGGTCTTCCAGACGATAGCCAGTCCCATTGGATTCCTTGCCTTGAGGCATATCTCATATCCTACAATGGTTTTAGGCAAG TCCTGCAAGCTCATCCCAGTCTTGTTGCTCAACGTCCTTCTCTATCGACGAAAGTTCTCACCTCATAAGTATATCGTCGTAGCACTCGTTACCGTCGGCATTAGTATGTTCATGCTTTTCGCTGAAACatcaaaaaagaagaagggtggaagTGATAGTATGTGGGGACTCGTTTTGTTACTTGTCAA CCTTCTTATCGATGGCCTGACAAACTCGACCCAAGACCAAATCTTCTCATCATATCCTTCATACACCGGCCAGCAGATGATGTTCACAATGGCGCTCACTACTCAAATTATCCTATTAcctctccttgtccttccGCTCCCCACCAACCCAATATCTCTTCTCGCCCATTTACCTCCGCCTTTTGGCTCTTCTGTGCCAACCTCTACTCTCAGCTTCTCCCCTCCTGCGGCATTGGAATctatctctttccttctttcccatccttccgCTCTTGCGCCTCTCTTTGCATACGCCCTTCTTGGTGGCTTGGGTcagctcttcatctttgaaACTATCCAGCACTTTGGCTCCCTTACCCTCGTCATGGTCACCGTCACAAGGAAGCTTTTTACCATGCTCCTTAGTGTCGTCGTCTTTGAGCACAGGCTCACAAAAGGTCAATGGTTGGGTGTGGGCGTTGTGTTCGCTGGTATCGGTGTCGAGGCTgggatgaaaaggaaggatgtaatgaagaaagcgaagaaagaCTGA